Proteins from one Lonchura striata isolate bLonStr1 chromosome 28, bLonStr1.mat, whole genome shotgun sequence genomic window:
- the LOC144247584 gene encoding forkhead box protein L2-like — MGDAGDTSGDTGGDTGGDTAAAPRRPPGASFTIEYLLGGRGAGAAPSPEPPARSPPGPGDKPAQSYIALISTAILSSPEKKLLLSDIYQWIMDNYPYFKNKEKSWRNSVRHNLSLNECFVKAGRSDNGKGHFWAIHPANLEDFAKGDYHRRRARRRVRRVPVGCFPPYAPLAPLAPLAPLALLGLGCCCPCCPPRPPAPPEPERPRWGWGRLPLPPRAPFL; from the exons ATGGGGGACGCGGGGGACACGagtggggacacgggtggggacacgggtggggacACGGCAGCTGCGCCCCGGCGCCCGCCCGGAGCCTCCTTCACCATCGAGTACCTGCTGGGGGGccggggggccggggccgcccccagcccggagcccccagcccggagccccccggggccCGGGGACAAACCGGCGCAGTCCTACATCGCCCTCATCTCCACCGCCATCCTCTCGTCCCCCgagaagaagctgctgctgtccgACATCTACCAGTGGATCATGGACAACTACCCCTACTTCAAGAACAAG GAGAAGAGCTGGCGCAACAGCGTCCGTCACAACCTGTCCCTTAACGAGTGCTTCGTCAAGGCCGGGCGCAGCGACAACGGCAAAGGCCATTTCTGGGCCATCCACCCCGCCAACCTGGAGGACTTCGCCAAGGGCGACTACCACCGGCGGCGAGCCCGGCGCCGTGTCCGCCG GGTGCCCGTGGGCTGCTTCCCCCCGTACGCCCCCTTGGCCCCCTTGGCCCCCTTGGCCCCCTTGGCCCTGCTGGGCCtcggctgctgctgcccctgctgccccccgcgccccccggcgCCCCCCGAGCCCGAGCGGCCgcgctggggctgggggcggctCCCGCTGCCCCCCCGGGCGCCCTTCCTCTGA
- the PIAS4 gene encoding E3 SUMO-protein ligase PIAS4: MAAELVEAKNMVMSFRVSDLQMLLGFVGRSKSGLKHELVTRALQLVQFDCSPEVFKKIKELYETRYNKKGSEVAPPPAPHRAEALALHSSYERGGAVPRPLPAASIDYPALYGKYLNGLGRLPPKVAKPEVRLVKLPFYTTLDELLKPTELVPQNNEKLQESPCIFALTPRQVELIRNSRELQPGVKSVQVVLRICYTDTSSPQEDQYPPNIAVKVNHSYCSVPGYYPSNKPGVEPKRPCRPINLTHLMYLSAATNRITVTWGNYGKSYSVGLYLVRQMTSAELLQRLKTIGIKHPELCKALVKEKLRLDPDSEIATTGVRVSLICPLVKMRLSVPCRAETCAHLQCFDAVFYLQMNEKKPTWMCPVCDKPAPYDQLIIDGLLSKILTECEDADEIEYLVDGSWCPIRAEKERSCSPQCPILVLGSSEVNGLLATPNGTGENGKAPADVVDLTLDSSSSEEDEEEDEEEDDDDEGPQPKRRCSYEKGLVSAC, translated from the exons AACATGGTGATGAGTTTCCGAGTCTCAGATCTTCAGATGTTGCTGGGTTTTGTTGGCAGGAGTAAAAGCGGACTAAAACACGAGCTAGTGACCCGAGCTTTGCAGCTGGTCCAGTTCGACTGCAGCCCCGAGGTGTTCAAGAAGATCAAGGAGCTCTACGAGACTCGCTACAACAAGAAGGGCTCGGAGGTGgcgccgccgccggcgccgcACCGCGCCGAGGCGCTGGCCCTGCACTCGTCCTACGAGCGCGGCGGCGCCGTGCCCCGGCCCCTGCCCGCCGCCAGCATCGACTACCCTGCCCTCTATGGCAAATACCTGAACGGACTGGGCAGGTTGCCCCCCAAAGTGGCCAAGCCTGAGGTTCGCTTGGTCAAGTTGCCCTTTTACACCACGCTGGACGAGCTGCTGAAGCCCACAGAGTTAG TTCCACAGAATAATGAGAAGCTTCAGGAAAGTCCGTGCATTTTTGCATTAACACCGAGACAAGTGGAGCTGATCAGAAATTCCAG GGAGTTGCAACCTGGTGTGAAATCGGTTCAGGTGGTGCTCAG AATCTGCTACACAGACACCAGTTCCCCTCAGGAGGATCAGTACCCTCCCAACATCGCCGTCAAGGTGAACCACAGCTACTGCTCCGTGCCG GGCTACTACCCCTCCAACAAACCCGGGGTGGAACCCAAGAGGCCCTGCAGGCCCATCAACCTCACCCACCTCATGTACCTGTCAGCAGCCACCAACCGCATCACCGTCACCTGGGGCAACTACGGCAAG AGCTACTCGGTGGGGCTGTACCTGGTGCGGCAGATGACCtcggcagagctgctgcagaggttGAAAACCATCGGCATCAAGCACCCGGAGCTCTGCAAAGCGCTGG tgAAAGAGAAGCTACGCCTGGACCCAGACAGTGAAATCGCCACCACCGGGGTCCGAGTGTCCCTCATCTGTCCG CTGGTGAAGATGCGCCTGTCGGTGCCGTGCCGGGCCGAGACCTGTGCACACCTGCAGTGCTTTGATGCCGTCTTCTACCTACAGATGAATGAGAAAAAGCCCACATGGATGTGCCCTGTGTGTGACAAACCTGCCCCCTACGACCAGCTCATCATTGATGG GCTCCTGTCCAAGATCCTGACAGAATGTGAAGATGCTGATGAGATCGAGTACCTGGTGGATGGCTCCTGGTGCCCCATCCGAGCCGAGAAGGAGCGGAGCTGCAGCCCTCAGTGTCCAATCCTGGTTCTAG GTTCCTCGGAGGTGAACGGGCTCCTGGCCACTCCCAACGGCACCGGCGAGAACGGCAAAGCCCCGGCAGATGTTGTGGATTTAACACTGGACAGCTCCTCCtcggaggaggacgaggaggaggacgaggaggaggatgatgacgATGAGGGACCCCAGCCCAAACGACGCTGCTCTTACGAGAAAGGTTTAGTCTCTGCCTGCTGA